The Pseudomonadota bacterium genome window below encodes:
- a CDS encoding YifB family Mg chelatase-like AAA ATPase, which yields MSLARVHARALVGVEARPVSVEVDIAGGLPAFTLVGLPETVVRESRDRVRAALLNAGFDFPQRRITVSLAPADLPKEGGRFDLPIALGLLAASGQLPPDALEHREFAGELSLGGGLRAVPGAVPVALAAERVGRTLVLPRGSSHEAALVPQADVRVADALIDVVSWLRGVGELDAADVGERVPPRCADLSDVRGQHHARRAMEIAAAGGHNVVLVGPPGSGKSMLASRLPGLLPPLDLDTALASAAVQSVSPSGFDAGRWAVPPFRSPHHTVSGVALVGGGSHAAPGEVSLAHGGVLFLDELAEFPRAVLDVLREPLETGVIHISRARRQATYPAAFQFVGAMNPCPCGYNGESIQPCRCTAEQVQRYQARVSGPFLDRIDLHVTLQAVSYAGLRQQGEAESSAVVAARVATARTRQHARQGSLNAHLGVAALDHHCGLRGEAATVFERAVAQLGLSLRSCHRVLRVARTVADLAGDADIATDHVGEALGFRSG from the coding sequence GTGTCGCTCGCCCGTGTTCACGCACGGGCGCTGGTGGGCGTCGAAGCGCGCCCGGTCTCGGTCGAGGTCGACATCGCCGGTGGTTTGCCCGCGTTCACGCTGGTGGGCCTGCCGGAGACCGTGGTGCGCGAGTCGCGCGACCGCGTGCGCGCAGCCCTGCTCAACGCTGGCTTCGATTTCCCCCAGCGCCGTATCACGGTGAGTCTGGCGCCGGCTGACCTGCCGAAGGAGGGTGGGCGCTTCGACTTGCCCATCGCCCTCGGGCTGCTCGCGGCGTCCGGGCAGCTGCCGCCTGACGCACTCGAACACCGGGAGTTCGCCGGCGAACTGTCGCTTGGGGGTGGGCTGCGTGCGGTACCCGGCGCCGTGCCGGTGGCGCTCGCCGCCGAGCGTGTCGGTCGCACGTTGGTGCTGCCGCGCGGGTCGTCGCACGAAGCCGCGCTGGTGCCGCAGGCCGACGTGCGCGTCGCCGACGCGCTGATCGATGTGGTCAGCTGGCTGCGGGGCGTGGGTGAACTCGATGCGGCCGACGTTGGCGAGCGGGTGCCTCCACGCTGCGCGGACCTCAGCGACGTGCGCGGTCAGCACCACGCGCGGCGCGCCATGGAAATCGCCGCCGCCGGTGGGCACAACGTCGTGCTCGTTGGCCCCCCGGGCAGCGGCAAGTCGATGCTGGCCAGCCGGTTACCCGGCCTCCTGCCACCGCTCGACCTCGACACGGCGCTGGCCTCGGCCGCCGTTCAGTCGGTTTCCCCGTCGGGTTTCGACGCGGGCCGGTGGGCGGTGCCGCCGTTTCGCAGCCCGCACCACACGGTGTCGGGTGTGGCGCTGGTCGGCGGTGGGTCCCATGCGGCACCGGGCGAGGTGTCGCTGGCGCACGGAGGGGTACTCTTCCTCGATGAGCTCGCCGAATTTCCGCGCGCGGTGCTCGATGTGCTGCGCGAGCCGCTCGAAACCGGTGTCATTCACATCTCCCGCGCACGGCGTCAGGCAACCTACCCGGCAGCGTTCCAGTTCGTCGGCGCAATGAACCCCTGCCCTTGCGGGTACAACGGCGAGTCGATACAGCCTTGCCGGTGCACCGCCGAGCAGGTGCAACGGTACCAGGCGCGGGTGTCCGGCCCGTTTCTGGACCGCATCGACCTGCACGTCACCTTGCAGGCGGTCAGCTACGCCGGCCTTCGACAGCAAGGCGAAGCTGAATCGAGCGCGGTTGTGGCGGCCCGCGTGGCAACGGCACGCACACGCCAGCACGCGCGGCAGGGTAGCCTCAATGCCCACCTCGGCGTCGCCGCACTCGATCACCACTGCGGCTTGCGGGGCGAGGCTGCGACGGTGTTCGAGCGCGCAGTCGCCCAGCTCGGTTTGAGCTTGCGGTCGTGCCACCGGGTGTTGCGCGTGGCCCGCACGGTCGCAGACCTCGCCGGTGACGCTGACATTGCGACTGACCACGTCGGCGAGGCGCTGGGGTTCCGCTCGGGCTGA
- a CDS encoding OmpA family protein, translating into MAALAGLYWFGGAKYTEVIEQDVAERARALIIEEAPDADIAISGRDVTLIGEAPAPMMAALEDRVAGAWGVRSTENRLVAATLPNGIDFNASYDGRTLNMDGQVDSEEAVDLLADIHTALPPGLNVINSVQSGADEFVNTPGKLETGIASLTQLNRGDLSVSNEAFVLEGVAANQTRIDQIKRLLETRQAVLDPLKPELRISIDPYAQLSEECRIRYRVAMQGNVVNYVTAKHDIREPFQPRLKYIAETAAHCGGTVLVEGHADHRGKENYNQQLSERRSHTVKQFLVDSGMDADRIESFSYGEFRPVASNETKEGMARNRRVEIHIQHVTGK; encoded by the coding sequence ATGGCTGCGCTGGCAGGGCTGTACTGGTTTGGCGGCGCGAAGTACACCGAGGTGATCGAGCAAGACGTCGCCGAGCGCGCGCGCGCCCTGATCATCGAGGAGGCTCCGGACGCCGACATCGCCATTTCCGGTCGCGATGTCACGCTCATCGGCGAAGCGCCGGCACCGATGATGGCTGCGCTCGAAGACCGCGTCGCGGGCGCCTGGGGCGTGCGCAGCACCGAAAACCGCCTGGTGGCGGCCACCTTGCCGAACGGCATCGATTTCAACGCCAGCTACGACGGCCGCACCCTGAACATGGACGGCCAGGTGGACAGCGAGGAGGCTGTCGATCTGTTGGCCGACATCCACACCGCGTTGCCGCCCGGGCTCAACGTGATCAACAGCGTGCAGTCCGGTGCTGACGAATTCGTCAACACCCCGGGTAAGCTCGAAACCGGCATCGCCTCACTTACGCAGCTGAACCGCGGTGACCTGAGCGTCAGCAACGAGGCCTTCGTGCTCGAGGGTGTCGCAGCGAACCAGACCCGGATCGACCAGATCAAGCGCTTGCTCGAGACCCGCCAGGCGGTGCTCGATCCGCTGAAGCCCGAACTCCGCATCAGCATCGACCCCTACGCGCAGCTCTCCGAGGAATGCCGGATCCGCTACCGCGTGGCGATGCAGGGCAACGTCGTCAACTACGTCACCGCCAAGCACGACATCCGCGAACCCTTTCAGCCGCGCCTCAAGTACATCGCCGAGACCGCTGCGCACTGCGGTGGCACGGTGCTCGTCGAGGGTCACGCTGATCACCGCGGCAAGGAAAATTACAACCAGCAACTCAGCGAACGTCGCTCTCACACCGTCAAGCAGTTCCTGGTCGACAGCGGCATGGATGCCGATCGCATTGAATCCTTCAGCTACGGCGAGTTTCGTCCTGTCGCGTCAAACGAAACCAAAGAGGGCATGGCCCGCAACCGTCGCGTCGAAATCCACATTCAACACGTAACCGGCAAGTAA
- a CDS encoding accessory factor UbiK family protein gives MIDSRMLDDISAALGRHLPPNVRAVKDDFEKNARSVLQSSLERMDMVTREDYEIQVALVARLRSRLDALEARVNALESGAAGPADTRED, from the coding sequence ATGATCGACTCCCGCATGCTCGATGACATCAGCGCCGCCCTCGGTCGACACCTGCCGCCCAACGTGCGCGCGGTGAAGGACGACTTCGAGAAGAACGCGCGCTCGGTGCTGCAGTCCTCGCTCGAGCGCATGGACATGGTCACGCGAGAGGATTACGAGATCCAGGTGGCGCTGGTGGCACGCTTGCGCAGCCGGCTCGACGCGCTTGAAGCGCGGGTCAATGCGCTCGAGTCCGGCGCGGCCGGACCCGCGGACACCCGCGAAGACTGA